A section of the Pseudomonas fluorescens genome encodes:
- a CDS encoding putative bifunctional diguanylate cyclase/phosphodiesterase — MDEKYRRAVDAAAIFSETDLTGRITYVNDQFCGMSGYSRDELLGRNHRILSSGLHPAGFFQGMWRTITEGKVWRGEICNRAKDGSLYWVDSTMVPLVDERTGKVQKYVSIRFDVSEKRQLLQTLQWRVGHDVLTGLPNRAYLSELLVQSLEFSRSEHIPLAVCMLDLDGFKAVNDGYGHASGDLLLVEVASRLRDIIRGEDVVARLAGDEFVLILRYVRDAEELNRALRRILTAISEPYSILGAQINVFASIGVTLFPLDDEDADTLLRHADQAMYVAKQSGRNRYQLFDVSLEQEVKATHQTVQQIRQALAAGELCLHFHPKINLRRREVVGFEALLRWQHPIRGLVSPKDFLSLIEQTDLIVDVGEWVMDQVLAQMRQWQEAGHCWPVSVNIAARHFQRADFVERLQQLLAQHPDVAPHMLDLEIAESVAIDHIQRVTEHLAACQALGVRFSLDDFGTGYSSLSYLKRLPTQTIKIDKSFVRDILHDKDDLALTQAVIGLARAFGREVIAEGLETLEHGQLLLRMGCEVAQGYCFAQPMPAVEVPAWVAGFDLPAYGDGAEG, encoded by the coding sequence ATGGACGAGAAATACCGCAGGGCCGTGGATGCCGCCGCCATTTTCTCCGAGACAGATCTCACCGGCCGCATCACCTACGTCAACGACCAATTCTGCGGCATGTCCGGCTACAGCCGCGACGAGTTGCTGGGACGCAACCACCGGATCCTCAGTTCCGGGCTGCATCCTGCCGGATTTTTCCAGGGGATGTGGCGCACCATCACCGAGGGTAAGGTCTGGCGCGGGGAAATCTGCAACCGCGCCAAGGATGGTTCGTTGTATTGGGTCGACAGCACCATGGTGCCGTTGGTCGATGAGCGTACCGGCAAGGTGCAAAAGTACGTGTCGATTCGTTTTGATGTCAGCGAAAAGCGCCAGTTGCTGCAGACCTTGCAATGGCGGGTCGGCCACGATGTGCTGACCGGGTTGCCCAACCGCGCCTACCTCTCCGAATTGCTGGTGCAGTCTTTGGAGTTTTCCCGCAGCGAGCATATCCCCCTGGCGGTGTGCATGCTCGACCTGGACGGCTTCAAGGCGGTCAACGACGGCTACGGCCATGCCTCTGGCGACCTGTTGCTGGTGGAGGTGGCCAGTCGCCTGCGTGACATCATCCGTGGCGAAGATGTGGTCGCCAGGCTTGCCGGTGACGAGTTCGTGCTGATCCTGCGCTACGTGCGCGATGCCGAGGAGTTGAACCGCGCGTTGCGGCGCATCCTCACGGCCATTTCCGAGCCTTACTCGATCCTGGGGGCGCAGATCAACGTGTTTGCCAGTATTGGCGTCACGCTGTTCCCGTTGGATGACGAGGATGCCGATACCCTGCTGCGCCATGCCGACCAGGCGATGTATGTGGCCAAGCAGAGTGGTCGCAACCGCTACCAACTGTTTGACGTGTCCCTGGAGCAGGAGGTCAAGGCCACCCATCAGACCGTGCAGCAGATTCGCCAGGCCCTGGCGGCGGGGGAGTTGTGCCTGCACTTCCATCCCAAGATTAACCTGCGCCGCCGCGAGGTCGTGGGGTTCGAGGCATTGCTGCGCTGGCAGCACCCGATCCGCGGCTTGGTATCGCCCAAGGACTTCCTGTCCTTGATCGAGCAGACCGACCTGATCGTCGATGTCGGCGAGTGGGTCATGGACCAGGTACTGGCGCAGATGCGCCAATGGCAAGAAGCCGGGCATTGTTGGCCGGTCAGCGTGAACATCGCGGCGCGGCATTTCCAGCGCGCGGATTTTGTCGAGCGCCTGCAACAGCTGCTGGCCCAGCACCCCGACGTCGCGCCGCACATGCTTGACCTGGAGATTGCCGAGTCGGTGGCCATCGACCATATCCAGCGGGTCACCGAGCACCTTGCGGCCTGCCAGGCGCTGGGGGTGCGGTTTTCCCTGGATGACTTTGGTACTGGCTATTCGTCCCTCAGCTACCTCAAGCGCCTGCCGACCCAGACCATCAAGATCGACAAGTCGTTTGTGCGCGACATCCTCCACGACAAGGACGATCTGGCCCTGACCCAGGCGGTAATCGGCCTGGCCCGGGCATTTGGCCGCGAGGTGATCGCCGAGGGCCTGGAAACACTGGAGCATGGTCAACTGTTGCTGCGCATGGGGTGCGAAGTGGCCCAGGGTTACTGTTTCGCCCAGCCTATGCCGGCTGTCGAGGTGCCGGCCTGGGTTGCCGGTTTTGATCTGCCCGCCTATGGCGACGGTGCTGAGGGTTGA
- a CDS encoding methyl-accepting chemotaxis protein, with protein sequence MTYSDALGPAAQLEMILISEEARLKTALTRLSDLATQMAEAATDSSVLSGNTESALLEQRAETDMTAAAMTEMAASIAEVATHVQQTASEARTANDLAGHGSQVVGTTREAIQLLAATVTQINQAVGHLAGQTQEIRVAASMIQAIADQTNLLALNAAIEAARAGEQGRGFAVVADEVRALAGKTRESTEQIQGIIQNLRAGADEAVEIASTGIHEAEQGVQQVLQAQQALLGIRQAVERITGMSQQMAAASQEQSHVAEDVSQQINNVAATVQKTAGNANAAVTRGRELESISSGLRALVERFNR encoded by the coding sequence ATGACCTACAGCGATGCGCTGGGTCCGGCCGCGCAGTTGGAGATGATCCTGATCAGTGAAGAGGCGCGCCTGAAAACTGCCCTCACACGGCTCAGTGATCTGGCCACCCAGATGGCCGAGGCGGCCACCGATTCCAGCGTGTTGTCGGGGAATACCGAGTCGGCGCTGCTGGAACAGCGCGCTGAAACCGATATGACTGCCGCTGCCATGACCGAAATGGCAGCGTCCATCGCCGAAGTGGCGACGCATGTACAGCAGACGGCCAGCGAAGCCCGCACCGCCAATGACCTGGCCGGGCACGGCAGCCAGGTGGTCGGCACCACGCGTGAGGCGATCCAGTTGCTGGCGGCCACCGTCACCCAGATCAACCAGGCGGTGGGTCATTTGGCTGGCCAGACCCAGGAAATTCGCGTGGCCGCCAGCATGATCCAGGCCATCGCCGACCAGACCAATCTACTGGCCCTGAATGCCGCCATCGAAGCGGCGCGGGCCGGCGAGCAGGGGCGTGGCTTTGCCGTGGTGGCCGATGAAGTGCGGGCGCTGGCGGGCAAGACCCGTGAGTCGACCGAGCAGATCCAGGGCATCATCCAGAATCTGCGCGCCGGAGCCGACGAGGCCGTTGAAATTGCCAGTACCGGCATTCACGAAGCCGAGCAGGGCGTGCAGCAGGTCTTGCAAGCGCAACAGGCACTGCTGGGCATTCGCCAGGCGGTGGAACGCATTACCGGCATGAGTCAGCAAATGGCTGCAGCCTCACAGGAACAATCCCACGTCGCAGAGGATGTTTCACAACAGATCAATAACGTCGCGGCCACGGTACAAAAGACAGCGGGCAATGCCAACGCTGCAGTCACCCGTGGCCGGGAACTTGAAAGCATCTCTTCCGGGTTGCGTGCCCTGGTCGAGCGGTTCAACCGCTAG